The Anopheles coluzzii chromosome 2, AcolN3, whole genome shotgun sequence genome window below encodes:
- the LOC120951418 gene encoding probable E3 ubiquitin-protein ligase HERC4 isoform X2: MAIYCWGNTAHGELGLGGIEEEQVMVPRKMDWSQADEVVRVECGTSHTLFLTKEGKMYACGNNDHGQLGHDLDTLPNKRPQRLTSLENYIITCISCGTAHSLALTNWGQVFSWGSNAVGQLGHDAENGRQPTPRMIKAIGAKHVVQIASGQYHCLALTNNGELYAWGSNSYGQLGIGTTSEKVPMPTLIQSLAGVPIAFIACGGNHSFAVSKSGAIFGWGKNTFGQLGLNDLNSRCYPTQLRTLRSLGVRYISCGDDFSVFLTNEGGVFTCGAGTFGQLGHGSCSNEIVPRKVFELMGSKITQIACGRRHTLAFVPSRGKIYGFGLGGVGQLGIGMVGNHSTPQIVRGPWFKTDFQASDCDETQIIVNRIFSGGDQCFVSLLGGDESADFRVYDDSTQILSLSLEMGKELAKIEPEQTVELDVISSVETIFKSLACLNGSLLLPNDAHLCCTSKHPGVDMGAAEETFDQIRKIERESIRQLIRDSIESDLLGALTASPADVETLRIYLLLPLYHEFINPKHYQKLHAPFSKAVLQLAKNAYEIVVGWWANQSREYFERMVENCKSVVLYIINFKFPRVESPAGAEKPHQQELRYDPHLAAMLDMLAVLYWINHQKRTQKLPYEQFHINEIDDLIDIRQDYFRWTTDAKGVTFSLCNYPFVFNASAKMLLLQTDQAMQMYQAMQSAATASWLSMLYSPAANSAACQYIVLNVTRENIVQDTIRELSHYAASDLKKPIKIKFCGEEAEDAGGVRKEFFMLLLRDILDPKYGMFKSFEESNAIWFTEDYFDSDDSMFALIGILCGLAIYNFTIIALPFPLALYKKLLGEEVDMKDLQDLAPTVARSMQSILDYEGGDLEEVFDLCFTTTRDYFGEIQTIPLKPNGENIRLTQGNKQEFVNLYIDYVFNKAVEKSFRQFHAGFMRVCGGRVMKLFKAHELMSVVVGNEEYDWNVLEENAEYKNGYTCGDQTIRWFWEVFHELPLEEKKKFLLFLTGCDRIPIMGMKAIKIFIQPTPDDKFLPVAHTCFNLLDLPQYQTKEKLKYKLLQAIQQTQGFSLV, translated from the exons atGGCCATCTATTGCTGGGGCAATACGGCCCATGGCGAGCTCGGTCTCGGTGGGATCGAGGAGGAACAG GTGATGGTACCACGCAAGATGGATTGGTCGCAGGCGGACGAGGTGGTCCGGGTGGAGTGCGGCACCAGCCACACACTGTTCCTCACGAAGGAGGGCAAGATGTACGCGTGCGGCAACAATGATCACGGTCAGCTGGGCCACGACCTCGACACGCTACCGAACAAAAGGCCAC AGCGGTTAACATCGCTAGAAAATTACATCATCACGTGCATCAGCTGCGGTACGGCCCACTCGCTAGCGCTCACCAACTGGGGCCAGGTGTTTAGCTGGGGCTCGAACGCCGTCGGCCAGCTCGGCCACGATGCGGAGAACGGGCGGCAACCAACGCCGCGCATGATCAAAGCGATCGGGGCCAAGCACGTGGTGCAGATCGCGTCCGGCCAGTATCACTGCCTGGCGCTCACGAACAACGGCGAGCTGTACGCGTGGGGCTCGAACTCGTACGGCCAGCTGGGCATCGGGACGACGAGCGAAAAGGTGCCAATGCCTACGCTGATCCAATCGCTGGCCGGTGTGCCGATTGCATTTATTGCCTGCGGTGGCAATCATAGCTTTGCTGTATCCAA ATCGGGTGCAATATTTGGCTGGGGTAAAAACACCTTCGGCCAACTGGGGCTGAACGATCTGAACTCGCGCTGCTACCCGACCCAGCTGCGGACGCTGCGCAGCCTCGGCGTGCGGTACATCAGCTGCGGGGACGATTTTTCCGTCTTTCTCACGAACGAAGGAGGCGTGTTTACGTGCGGTGCCGGTACGTTCGGCCAGCTCGGGCACGGTAGCTGCAGCAACGAGATCGTACCGCGGAAGGTGTTCGAGCTGATGGGCAGCAAGATTACGCAGATCGCCTGCGGGCGGCGGCACACGCTGGCGTTTGTACCGTCGCGCGGGAAAATCTACGGCTTTGGGCTGGGCGGCGTGGGGCAGCTCGGGATCGGCATGGTGGGCAACCACAGTACGCCACAGATCGTGCGTGGACCGTGG TTTAAAACAGATTTTCAAGCATCGGACTGTGATGAAACGCAAATAATCGTGAATCGCATATTTTCCGGCGGAGATCAGTGCTTCGTGTCGCTGCTGGGAGGCGACGAGTCGGCCGATTTCCGTGTTTATGA TGACAGCACACAgattctctcgctctcgctggAAATGGGCAAAGAGCTGGCCAAAATAGAGCCCGAACAGACGGTCGAGCTGGATGTGATATCGTCGGTGGAAACGATCTTCAAATCGCTCGCATGCCTGAACGGCTCCCTGCTCCTGCCAAACGACGCGCACCTGTGCTGCACCTCCAAGCATCCGGGCGTGGACATGGGTGCGGCCGAGGAAACGTTCGACCAGATACGCAAGATCGAGCGGGAATCGATCCGCCAGCTGATACGCGACTCGATCGAGTCCGACCTGCTCGGTGCCTTAACCGCTTCCCCTGCCGACGTGGAGACGCTGCGCATCtacctgctgctgccgctctACCACGAGTTCATCAACCCGAAGCACTACCAGAAGCTGCACGCGCCCTTCAGCAAGGCGGTGCTGCAGCTCGCCAAGAACGCGTATGAGATCGTGGTCGGCTGGTGGGCCAACCAGTCGCGCGAGTACTTCGAACGGATGGTGGAAAACTGTAAAAGCGTCGTGCTGTACATCATCAACTTTAAGTTCCCGCGCGTAGAGAGCCCGGCCGGGGCGGAGAAACCGCACCAGCAGGAGCTGCGGTACGATCCGCACCTGGCCGCCATGCTGGACATGCTGGCGGTACTGTACTGGATCAACCACCAGAAGCGCACCCAGAAGCTGCCGTACGAGCAGTTCCACATCAACGAGATCGACGATCTGATCGACATCCGGCAGGACTACTTCCGCTGGACCACCGACGCCAAAGGGGTCACGTTTTCGCTCTGCAACTATCCGTTCGTGTTCAATGCGTCCGCcaagatgctgctgctgcaaaccgACCAAGCGATGCAGATGTACCAGGCGATGCAGAGCGCCGCGACGGCCAGCTGGCTGTCGATGCTGTACTCGCCCGCCGCCAATTCCGCCGCCTGCCAGTACATCGTGCTGAACGTGACGCGGGAAAACATCGTGCAGGACACGATCCGGGAGCTGTCGCACTACGCGGCGAGCGATCTGAAGAAGCCGATCAAGATCAAGTTCTGCGGGGAGGAGGCGGAAGACGCGGGCGGCGTGCGGAAGGAGTTcttcatgctgctgctgcgggacATTCTCGATCCGAAGTACGGGATGTTTAAGTCGTTCGAGGAATCGAACGCGATCTGGTTTACGGAGGATTACTTCGACAGTGATGATAGCATGTTCGCGCTGATCGGCATACTGTGCGGGCTGGCGATCTACAACTTTACGATCATTGCGCTCCCATTTCCGCTCGCGCTGTACAAGAAGCTGCTGGGGGAGGAGGTCGATATGAAGGATCTGCAGGATTTGGCCCCGACGGTGGCACGATCGATGCAAAGCATACTGGACTACGAGGGCGGCGATCTGGAGgaggtgttcgatctgtgcttTACCACGACGCGGGACTACTTTGGTGAGATACAGACCATTCCGTTGAAACCGAACGGGGAAAACATTCGACTGACGCAGGGAAACAA ACAAGAGTTTGTAAATCTGTACATTGACTACGTGTTCAACAAAGCGgttgaaaaatcgttccgacaGTTTCACGCCGGCTTTATGCGTGTCTGTGGCGGGCGCGTAATGAAGCTGTTCAAGGCGCACGAGCTTATGTCGGTGGTGGTCGGCAACGAGGAGTACGACTGGAACGTGCTGGAGGAGAACGCGGAATACAAGAACGGTTACACGTGCGGTGATCAGACG ATACGATGGTTCTGGGAGGTGTTTCACGAGCTACCGctggaggagaagaaaaagtttCTGCTCTTTCTTACCGGCTGCGATCGTATCCCGATCATGGGTATGAAAGCGATCAAG ATATTCATTCAACCGACACCGGACGACAAATTTCTACCGGTGGCGCACACCTGCTTCAATCTGCTCGATCTACCTCAGTACCAAACGAAGGAGAAGCTCAAGTACAAACTACTACAGGCAATCCAACAGACTCAGGGTTTTAGCTTGGTGTGA
- the LOC120951418 gene encoding probable E3 ubiquitin-protein ligase HERC4 isoform X1, whose amino-acid sequence MAIYCWGNTAHGELGLGGIEEEQVMVPRKMDWSQADEVVRVECGTSHTLFLTKEGKMYACGNNDHGQLGHDLDTLPNKRPRMSRFKRLTSLENYIITCISCGTAHSLALTNWGQVFSWGSNAVGQLGHDAENGRQPTPRMIKAIGAKHVVQIASGQYHCLALTNNGELYAWGSNSYGQLGIGTTSEKVPMPTLIQSLAGVPIAFIACGGNHSFAVSKSGAIFGWGKNTFGQLGLNDLNSRCYPTQLRTLRSLGVRYISCGDDFSVFLTNEGGVFTCGAGTFGQLGHGSCSNEIVPRKVFELMGSKITQIACGRRHTLAFVPSRGKIYGFGLGGVGQLGIGMVGNHSTPQIVRGPWFKTDFQASDCDETQIIVNRIFSGGDQCFVSLLGGDESADFRVYDDSTQILSLSLEMGKELAKIEPEQTVELDVISSVETIFKSLACLNGSLLLPNDAHLCCTSKHPGVDMGAAEETFDQIRKIERESIRQLIRDSIESDLLGALTASPADVETLRIYLLLPLYHEFINPKHYQKLHAPFSKAVLQLAKNAYEIVVGWWANQSREYFERMVENCKSVVLYIINFKFPRVESPAGAEKPHQQELRYDPHLAAMLDMLAVLYWINHQKRTQKLPYEQFHINEIDDLIDIRQDYFRWTTDAKGVTFSLCNYPFVFNASAKMLLLQTDQAMQMYQAMQSAATASWLSMLYSPAANSAACQYIVLNVTRENIVQDTIRELSHYAASDLKKPIKIKFCGEEAEDAGGVRKEFFMLLLRDILDPKYGMFKSFEESNAIWFTEDYFDSDDSMFALIGILCGLAIYNFTIIALPFPLALYKKLLGEEVDMKDLQDLAPTVARSMQSILDYEGGDLEEVFDLCFTTTRDYFGEIQTIPLKPNGENIRLTQGNKQEFVNLYIDYVFNKAVEKSFRQFHAGFMRVCGGRVMKLFKAHELMSVVVGNEEYDWNVLEENAEYKNGYTCGDQTIRWFWEVFHELPLEEKKKFLLFLTGCDRIPIMGMKAIKIFIQPTPDDKFLPVAHTCFNLLDLPQYQTKEKLKYKLLQAIQQTQGFSLV is encoded by the exons atGGCCATCTATTGCTGGGGCAATACGGCCCATGGCGAGCTCGGTCTCGGTGGGATCGAGGAGGAACAG GTGATGGTACCACGCAAGATGGATTGGTCGCAGGCGGACGAGGTGGTCCGGGTGGAGTGCGGCACCAGCCACACACTGTTCCTCACGAAGGAGGGCAAGATGTACGCGTGCGGCAACAATGATCACGGTCAGCTGGGCCACGACCTCGACACGCTACCGAACAAAAGGCCACGTATGTCGAGATTTA AGCGGTTAACATCGCTAGAAAATTACATCATCACGTGCATCAGCTGCGGTACGGCCCACTCGCTAGCGCTCACCAACTGGGGCCAGGTGTTTAGCTGGGGCTCGAACGCCGTCGGCCAGCTCGGCCACGATGCGGAGAACGGGCGGCAACCAACGCCGCGCATGATCAAAGCGATCGGGGCCAAGCACGTGGTGCAGATCGCGTCCGGCCAGTATCACTGCCTGGCGCTCACGAACAACGGCGAGCTGTACGCGTGGGGCTCGAACTCGTACGGCCAGCTGGGCATCGGGACGACGAGCGAAAAGGTGCCAATGCCTACGCTGATCCAATCGCTGGCCGGTGTGCCGATTGCATTTATTGCCTGCGGTGGCAATCATAGCTTTGCTGTATCCAA ATCGGGTGCAATATTTGGCTGGGGTAAAAACACCTTCGGCCAACTGGGGCTGAACGATCTGAACTCGCGCTGCTACCCGACCCAGCTGCGGACGCTGCGCAGCCTCGGCGTGCGGTACATCAGCTGCGGGGACGATTTTTCCGTCTTTCTCACGAACGAAGGAGGCGTGTTTACGTGCGGTGCCGGTACGTTCGGCCAGCTCGGGCACGGTAGCTGCAGCAACGAGATCGTACCGCGGAAGGTGTTCGAGCTGATGGGCAGCAAGATTACGCAGATCGCCTGCGGGCGGCGGCACACGCTGGCGTTTGTACCGTCGCGCGGGAAAATCTACGGCTTTGGGCTGGGCGGCGTGGGGCAGCTCGGGATCGGCATGGTGGGCAACCACAGTACGCCACAGATCGTGCGTGGACCGTGG TTTAAAACAGATTTTCAAGCATCGGACTGTGATGAAACGCAAATAATCGTGAATCGCATATTTTCCGGCGGAGATCAGTGCTTCGTGTCGCTGCTGGGAGGCGACGAGTCGGCCGATTTCCGTGTTTATGA TGACAGCACACAgattctctcgctctcgctggAAATGGGCAAAGAGCTGGCCAAAATAGAGCCCGAACAGACGGTCGAGCTGGATGTGATATCGTCGGTGGAAACGATCTTCAAATCGCTCGCATGCCTGAACGGCTCCCTGCTCCTGCCAAACGACGCGCACCTGTGCTGCACCTCCAAGCATCCGGGCGTGGACATGGGTGCGGCCGAGGAAACGTTCGACCAGATACGCAAGATCGAGCGGGAATCGATCCGCCAGCTGATACGCGACTCGATCGAGTCCGACCTGCTCGGTGCCTTAACCGCTTCCCCTGCCGACGTGGAGACGCTGCGCATCtacctgctgctgccgctctACCACGAGTTCATCAACCCGAAGCACTACCAGAAGCTGCACGCGCCCTTCAGCAAGGCGGTGCTGCAGCTCGCCAAGAACGCGTATGAGATCGTGGTCGGCTGGTGGGCCAACCAGTCGCGCGAGTACTTCGAACGGATGGTGGAAAACTGTAAAAGCGTCGTGCTGTACATCATCAACTTTAAGTTCCCGCGCGTAGAGAGCCCGGCCGGGGCGGAGAAACCGCACCAGCAGGAGCTGCGGTACGATCCGCACCTGGCCGCCATGCTGGACATGCTGGCGGTACTGTACTGGATCAACCACCAGAAGCGCACCCAGAAGCTGCCGTACGAGCAGTTCCACATCAACGAGATCGACGATCTGATCGACATCCGGCAGGACTACTTCCGCTGGACCACCGACGCCAAAGGGGTCACGTTTTCGCTCTGCAACTATCCGTTCGTGTTCAATGCGTCCGCcaagatgctgctgctgcaaaccgACCAAGCGATGCAGATGTACCAGGCGATGCAGAGCGCCGCGACGGCCAGCTGGCTGTCGATGCTGTACTCGCCCGCCGCCAATTCCGCCGCCTGCCAGTACATCGTGCTGAACGTGACGCGGGAAAACATCGTGCAGGACACGATCCGGGAGCTGTCGCACTACGCGGCGAGCGATCTGAAGAAGCCGATCAAGATCAAGTTCTGCGGGGAGGAGGCGGAAGACGCGGGCGGCGTGCGGAAGGAGTTcttcatgctgctgctgcgggacATTCTCGATCCGAAGTACGGGATGTTTAAGTCGTTCGAGGAATCGAACGCGATCTGGTTTACGGAGGATTACTTCGACAGTGATGATAGCATGTTCGCGCTGATCGGCATACTGTGCGGGCTGGCGATCTACAACTTTACGATCATTGCGCTCCCATTTCCGCTCGCGCTGTACAAGAAGCTGCTGGGGGAGGAGGTCGATATGAAGGATCTGCAGGATTTGGCCCCGACGGTGGCACGATCGATGCAAAGCATACTGGACTACGAGGGCGGCGATCTGGAGgaggtgttcgatctgtgcttTACCACGACGCGGGACTACTTTGGTGAGATACAGACCATTCCGTTGAAACCGAACGGGGAAAACATTCGACTGACGCAGGGAAACAA ACAAGAGTTTGTAAATCTGTACATTGACTACGTGTTCAACAAAGCGgttgaaaaatcgttccgacaGTTTCACGCCGGCTTTATGCGTGTCTGTGGCGGGCGCGTAATGAAGCTGTTCAAGGCGCACGAGCTTATGTCGGTGGTGGTCGGCAACGAGGAGTACGACTGGAACGTGCTGGAGGAGAACGCGGAATACAAGAACGGTTACACGTGCGGTGATCAGACG ATACGATGGTTCTGGGAGGTGTTTCACGAGCTACCGctggaggagaagaaaaagtttCTGCTCTTTCTTACCGGCTGCGATCGTATCCCGATCATGGGTATGAAAGCGATCAAG ATATTCATTCAACCGACACCGGACGACAAATTTCTACCGGTGGCGCACACCTGCTTCAATCTGCTCGATCTACCTCAGTACCAAACGAAGGAGAAGCTCAAGTACAAACTACTACAGGCAATCCAACAGACTCAGGGTTTTAGCTTGGTGTGA